A region from the uncultured Holophaga sp. genome encodes:
- a CDS encoding phosphoribosyltransferase family protein, with amino-acid sequence MHILPALRKLAHALQSDLRCRGCLGPLEGAMEAGLCGHCWEGLLPLPALRCPTCALEHPPGPCPEPVDWLRGDALWDYRGGRPPLGALLVPGIKRGEWGWRKTLLERLSRAPLPEFCLDCELVTSAPPTPFHRLRRGFDLAEEAARTLADRLGVPYRPLLGKGWRTGRQGGRSESQRRRLPRKAIHFRGGPLSGHPGILLVDDVWTTGTTLLRCSQALREAGAGEIRVLALFRAL; translated from the coding sequence ATGCACATCCTGCCCGCCCTGCGAAAACTGGCACACGCGCTCCAGTCCGACCTGCGGTGCCGGGGCTGCCTGGGCCCCCTGGAGGGCGCCATGGAAGCCGGACTCTGCGGCCACTGTTGGGAGGGCCTCCTGCCCCTGCCGGCGCTGCGCTGTCCCACCTGTGCCCTGGAGCACCCGCCAGGCCCCTGTCCAGAGCCCGTGGACTGGCTCCGGGGGGATGCCCTCTGGGACTACCGGGGGGGGCGTCCGCCCTTGGGCGCCCTACTGGTCCCTGGCATCAAGCGAGGGGAGTGGGGCTGGAGGAAAACCCTCCTGGAGCGCCTCAGCCGTGCGCCCCTCCCCGAGTTCTGCCTGGACTGCGAGCTCGTGACCAGCGCCCCGCCCACCCCCTTCCACCGTCTCCGCCGGGGCTTCGACCTCGCAGAGGAGGCCGCCCGGACCTTGGCGGACAGGCTGGGCGTCCCCTACCGCCCCCTGCTGGGCAAGGGCTGGAGGACGGGACGCCAGGGGGGACGCTCCGAGAGCCAACGGCGCCGTCTGCCCCGGAAGGCCATCCACTTCAGAGGCGGCCCCTTGAGCGGCCACCCCGGCATCCTCCTGGTGGACGATGTGTGGACCACCGGCACCACCCTGCTCCGCTGCAGCCAGGCCCTGCGTGAGGCGGGAGCCGGTGAGATCCGGGTCCTGGCCCTCTTCCGGGCCCTCTGA
- the adhE gene encoding bifunctional acetaldehyde-CoA/alcohol dehydrogenase, whose protein sequence is MTPAEAAQPLPEPQEHSVDHLVSRVLMAQRLYATYTQEQVDIIFRAAALAAADARIPLARLAVEETGMGVLEDKVMKNHFASEYIYNKYKDEKTCGVLSIEDALGTATLAEPVGLICGIVPTTNPTSTAIFKALISLKTRNGIIFSPHPRARRSTCEAARIVLEAAVAAGAPEGIIGWISEPTLERSSQLMRHKDINLILATGGPGMVKAAYSSGKPAIGVGAGNTPVVIDETADIKRAVASIMMSKTFDNGMICASEQSVIVVDEVYDAVRERFGTLGGYVLKPEECEAVRKVILIEGALNADIVGQSARKIAAMAGVETSKDTKVLIGAVDSVGEEEPFAHEKLSPTLALYRAKDFAEAVDKAEALVALGGIGHTSVLYTDQDLRRDRVRAFGDRMKTARILFNSPAAHGGIGDLYNFNLAPSLTLGCGSWGGNSISDNVGPKHLINRKTVAKRAENMLWHKLPKNLYFRRGSLPFALEELAGRKRAAVVTDRYLFNNGYADLLVRNLKDLGMEVEVFYEVEADPTLAVVRKGAAMLESFRPDAIVALGGGSPMDAAKIMWVMYEHPEVHFEELAMRFMDIRKRIYKFPKLGVKATLVAIPTTSGTGSEVTPFAVVTDEKTGTKYPIADYELTPDMAIIDANLVMNMPKSLTAFGGIDAVTHALEAYVSVMANEFSDPQALQALKLLKNYLPSAYANGAKDPKAREEVHSAATIAGIAFANAFLGVCHSMAHKLGAEFHLPHGLANALLISNVIRYNANNNPTKQTAFSQYDRPQARRRYAEVADHLGLGGERTGAKVQALIAWVDGLKAELGIPASIREAGVPEADFLAKVDHIAEQAFDDQCTGSNPRYPLIAELRQILMDSYYGKAYSEL, encoded by the coding sequence ATGACCCCGGCCGAAGCCGCCCAGCCCCTTCCGGAACCCCAGGAGCACTCCGTGGACCACCTGGTGTCCCGGGTGCTGATGGCCCAGCGCCTCTATGCCACCTACACCCAGGAGCAGGTGGATATCATCTTCCGCGCCGCGGCCCTGGCCGCCGCCGATGCCCGCATCCCCCTGGCCCGCCTGGCCGTCGAGGAGACGGGCATGGGGGTGCTCGAGGACAAGGTGATGAAGAACCACTTCGCCTCCGAGTACATCTACAACAAGTACAAGGATGAGAAGACCTGCGGTGTGCTCTCTATTGAGGATGCCCTGGGCACGGCCACCCTGGCCGAGCCCGTGGGCCTGATCTGCGGCATCGTGCCCACCACCAATCCCACCTCTACGGCCATCTTCAAGGCCCTCATCAGTCTCAAGACCCGCAACGGCATCATCTTCAGCCCCCACCCCCGGGCTCGGCGCTCCACCTGCGAGGCGGCGCGAATCGTTCTGGAGGCCGCTGTGGCGGCGGGCGCACCCGAGGGCATCATCGGCTGGATCAGCGAGCCCACCCTGGAGCGCTCCAGCCAGCTCATGCGACACAAGGACATCAACCTGATCCTGGCCACCGGCGGGCCCGGGATGGTGAAGGCCGCCTACAGCTCCGGCAAGCCCGCCATCGGCGTGGGGGCGGGCAACACCCCCGTGGTTATTGATGAGACCGCCGACATCAAGCGGGCGGTGGCCTCCATCATGATGTCCAAGACCTTCGATAACGGGATGATCTGCGCCTCTGAGCAGTCCGTCATCGTGGTGGACGAGGTCTACGATGCGGTGCGGGAGCGCTTCGGCACCCTGGGAGGCTACGTTCTGAAGCCCGAGGAGTGCGAGGCGGTCCGCAAGGTGATCCTCATCGAGGGCGCTCTCAACGCCGACATCGTGGGCCAGTCGGCCCGGAAGATCGCTGCCATGGCCGGGGTCGAGACCAGCAAGGACACCAAGGTCCTCATCGGAGCCGTGGACTCGGTGGGGGAGGAGGAGCCCTTCGCCCACGAGAAGCTCAGCCCCACCCTGGCCCTCTACCGGGCCAAGGATTTCGCGGAGGCCGTGGACAAGGCCGAGGCCTTGGTGGCCCTGGGCGGCATCGGGCACACCTCGGTGCTCTACACGGACCAGGATCTGCGCAGAGACCGGGTGCGGGCCTTCGGCGACCGTATGAAGACTGCCCGGATCCTGTTCAACTCCCCTGCGGCCCACGGCGGCATCGGGGACCTCTACAACTTCAACCTGGCCCCCTCCCTCACCCTGGGCTGCGGCTCCTGGGGCGGCAACTCCATCTCGGACAACGTGGGACCCAAGCACCTCATCAACCGCAAGACCGTCGCCAAGAGGGCCGAGAACATGCTGTGGCACAAGCTCCCCAAGAACCTCTACTTCCGCCGTGGCAGCCTCCCCTTCGCCCTGGAGGAGCTGGCGGGGCGCAAGCGGGCGGCGGTGGTGACGGACCGGTACCTCTTCAACAACGGCTACGCCGATCTGCTGGTGCGCAACCTGAAGGACCTGGGCATGGAGGTGGAGGTCTTCTACGAGGTGGAGGCCGACCCCACCCTGGCGGTGGTCCGCAAGGGGGCCGCCATGCTGGAGAGCTTCAGACCCGACGCCATCGTGGCTCTGGGCGGCGGCTCTCCCATGGATGCGGCCAAGATCATGTGGGTGATGTACGAGCACCCCGAGGTCCACTTCGAGGAACTGGCCATGCGCTTCATGGACATCCGCAAGCGCATCTACAAGTTCCCCAAGCTGGGGGTGAAGGCGACCCTGGTGGCCATTCCCACCACCTCGGGGACCGGCTCGGAGGTGACCCCCTTCGCGGTGGTGACCGACGAAAAGACCGGCACCAAGTACCCCATCGCCGACTACGAACTGACCCCCGACATGGCCATCATCGATGCCAACCTGGTGATGAACATGCCCAAGAGCCTGACGGCCTTCGGGGGCATCGACGCCGTGACCCACGCCCTGGAGGCCTACGTCTCCGTGATGGCCAACGAGTTCAGCGATCCCCAGGCCCTGCAGGCCCTGAAGCTCCTCAAGAACTACCTGCCTTCAGCCTACGCCAACGGAGCCAAGGATCCCAAGGCCCGGGAGGAGGTGCACAGTGCCGCCACCATCGCCGGGATCGCCTTCGCCAATGCCTTCCTGGGTGTCTGCCACTCCATGGCGCACAAGCTGGGGGCCGAGTTCCACCTCCCCCACGGCCTGGCCAACGCCCTGCTGATCTCCAACGTCATCCGCTATAACGCCAACAACAACCCCACCAAGCAGACGGCCTTCAGCCAGTACGACCGGCCCCAGGCCCGGCGGCGCTACGCCGAGGTCGCCGATCACCTTGGGCTGGGTGGCGAGCGCACCGGCGCCAAGGTCCAGGCCCTCATCGCCTGGGTGGACGGCCTCAAGGCCGAGCTGGGCATCCCGGCCAGCATCCGCGAGGCGGGCGTCCCCGAAGCCGACTTCCTGGCCAAGGTGGACCACATCGCCGAGCAGGCCTTCGACGACCAGTGCACGGGCAGCAACCCGCGCTATCCCCTGATCGCCGAACTCAGGCAGATCCTCATGGACTCATACTACGGAAAGGCCTACTCGGAGCTGTAG
- a CDS encoding heparan-alpha-glucosaminide N-acetyltransferase domain-containing protein produces the protein MSLSDLSPSRRCEWIDLLRGWAVIVMIEVHVVNLYVHPGWVPTWLNFLNGLVAPSFILCAGFSLVLSTFRPDGTLRPFGPTARRLGFILICAYALHAPGLTLAEWTVLLYPARARELFKVDVLQCIVFSLLFLQGVARLCRRPGRFGWAALMLALACALVAPHLWARGVGDGLWLPVRGLLNGNPDRGVTALFPLFPWLAFAAFGSVLGVLYRHFRVMPAGEGRARWSEGRWLLILGLGGLLLAVWGTRYAPTWLWSGSWPREEAWRLHNTTLPSVLQRFGIVCMAGALLGWIERVRPRLPGRNPVLAAGAESLLLYMFHLFLLFGLLIAKPVVRLTGWEPHGHGWAATLGITALVILLSLGLGLGWQAVRRRGLTWRVQRVCLCLLGCYFLGGGWMTFRHFWRSPELAEYPYPFLNRARARKGLPPTPDGLSRDPREVAREKQRRRIALSAEEREMVGLHP, from the coding sequence TTGTCACTCTCTGATCTGAGTCCCTCGCGGCGCTGCGAGTGGATCGACCTCCTCCGGGGCTGGGCCGTCATCGTCATGATCGAGGTCCATGTCGTCAACCTCTATGTCCATCCGGGTTGGGTGCCGACCTGGCTCAACTTCCTGAATGGTCTGGTGGCTCCCAGCTTCATCCTCTGCGCCGGCTTCAGCCTGGTGCTCTCCACCTTCCGGCCTGATGGGACCCTCCGCCCCTTCGGGCCCACCGCCCGGCGCCTCGGCTTCATCCTGATCTGCGCCTATGCCCTGCATGCCCCGGGCCTGACCCTGGCGGAGTGGACGGTGCTGCTCTACCCTGCCCGGGCCCGGGAGCTCTTCAAGGTCGATGTGTTGCAGTGCATCGTCTTCTCCCTCCTGTTCCTCCAGGGGGTCGCCCGGCTCTGCCGCCGCCCCGGGCGCTTCGGCTGGGCTGCCCTGATGCTGGCCCTGGCCTGTGCCCTTGTGGCCCCCCACCTCTGGGCGAGGGGGGTGGGGGATGGCCTCTGGCTGCCGGTGCGGGGGCTTCTCAACGGCAACCCAGACCGGGGGGTCACGGCCCTCTTCCCCCTCTTCCCCTGGCTGGCCTTCGCGGCTTTTGGTTCGGTGCTGGGGGTCCTCTACCGGCACTTTCGGGTGATGCCTGCGGGGGAGGGGCGGGCCCGCTGGAGCGAGGGGCGCTGGCTGCTGATCCTGGGACTGGGCGGGTTGCTTCTTGCGGTCTGGGGGACCCGCTATGCCCCCACTTGGCTCTGGAGCGGGAGTTGGCCCCGGGAGGAGGCCTGGAGGCTCCACAACACCACCCTGCCCAGTGTGTTGCAGCGCTTTGGCATCGTGTGCATGGCTGGGGCCCTCCTGGGGTGGATTGAGCGGGTCCGGCCCCGCCTCCCCGGTCGGAACCCGGTGCTGGCAGCCGGGGCGGAGTCCCTGCTCCTCTACATGTTCCACCTCTTCCTCCTCTTCGGCCTCCTGATCGCCAAGCCCGTGGTGCGCCTCACCGGCTGGGAGCCCCATGGGCACGGCTGGGCGGCCACGTTGGGCATCACGGCCCTGGTGATCCTCTTGAGCCTGGGCCTTGGTCTGGGTTGGCAGGCCGTCCGGCGACGGGGCCTCACTTGGCGTGTCCAGCGGGTCTGCCTCTGTCTGCTCGGCTGCTACTTCCTGGGCGGGGGCTGGATGACCTTCCGTCACTTCTGGCGGAGCCCTGAGCTGGCGGAATATCCCTATCCATTCCTGAACCGGGCCCGGGCCCGCAAGGGGTTGCCCCCCACGCCTGATGGGCTGAGCCGGGATCCCCGGGAAGTGGCGCGGGAGAAGCAGCGCCGCCGCATTGCCCTGAGTGCGGAAGAGCGGGAAATGGTAGGATTGCATCCGTGA
- the hydE gene encoding [FeFe] hydrogenase H-cluster radical SAM maturase HydE has translation MEQHEIRAWLGETDGARLAELWADADATRLREVGEAVHLRGLIEVSNHCVRSCTYCGISACAPRVERYRMQADEILDCARQATAHGFGTVVMQAGEDPGITGAWMAEVIRAIKRETGLAITLSLGERSEVDLQAWKAAGADRYLLRFETSDPALYQAIHPSLPGSPSDRLAQLEHMRQLGFEIGTGVMVGVPGQTWETLARDIWTFRDYDMDMIGIGPYLESPGTPLAGELGGHLRTQAGPDQVPSDPLTTLKVLALTRLVCPRTNIPSTTALATLAPDSGRADGLLRGANVIMPNLTPARYRELYQIYPGKAGLHETADITVARIHAQIRALGRVPGQGPGTSPRMGERP, from the coding sequence ATGGAGCAGCACGAGATCAGGGCATGGCTTGGGGAGACCGATGGGGCCCGGTTGGCGGAGCTCTGGGCGGACGCCGACGCCACACGGCTGCGGGAGGTGGGCGAAGCGGTCCACCTGCGGGGTCTCATCGAGGTCTCCAACCACTGTGTGCGTTCCTGCACCTACTGCGGCATCAGTGCCTGTGCCCCCCGGGTGGAGCGCTACCGCATGCAGGCAGATGAGATCCTGGACTGCGCTCGGCAGGCCACCGCCCACGGCTTCGGCACCGTGGTCATGCAGGCGGGGGAGGACCCGGGTATCACGGGTGCCTGGATGGCAGAGGTGATCCGCGCCATCAAGCGGGAGACCGGGCTCGCCATCACGCTCAGTCTGGGGGAGCGCAGCGAAGTCGACCTCCAGGCATGGAAGGCTGCCGGGGCCGACCGCTATCTCCTGCGCTTCGAGACCTCGGACCCCGCCCTCTACCAGGCCATCCACCCCAGCCTACCCGGCAGCCCCTCGGATCGCCTGGCCCAGCTGGAGCACATGCGTCAATTGGGCTTTGAGATCGGTACCGGGGTCATGGTGGGGGTCCCAGGGCAGACCTGGGAAACCCTGGCCCGTGACATCTGGACCTTCCGGGACTATGACATGGACATGATCGGGATAGGCCCCTACCTCGAGAGCCCCGGCACCCCCCTGGCAGGGGAACTGGGGGGACATCTCCGGACCCAGGCAGGGCCGGACCAGGTCCCCAGCGATCCCCTGACCACCCTCAAGGTCCTGGCCCTCACCCGTCTGGTCTGTCCCCGCACCAACATCCCCAGCACCACCGCCCTGGCCACCCTGGCGCCCGATTCAGGACGGGCGGACGGCCTCCTGCGGGGCGCCAACGTCATCATGCCCAACCTGACCCCGGCCCGGTACCGGGAGCTCTACCAGATCTACCCCGGCAAGGCCGGACTCCACGAGACCGCCGACATCACCGTGGCGCGGATCCATGCGCAGATCCGCGCCCTGGGCCGTGTGCCCGGGCAGGGGCCCGGCACCAGCCCCCGGATGGGAGAGCGCCCATGA
- a CDS encoding cation diffusion facilitator family transporter — protein sequence MSNDRKAQRTRIRLALFSIFAGLIILVLKYIAYSISGSTALLSDAIESVVNVVAAVFALGAVLFADHPADREHPYGHGKIEHFSAAFEGGLISLAAVIIAWEAIQGFLRGGQVQNLSQGLALNVFAGFLNGVVGLILIRMGRRQNSRALEADGHHILSDFWTTLGLAVGLLLVKFTGYHWLDPLLALGVSALLAFTGYRLVSSSSQALLDAEDPELLDRLLGILNHDRPVDLIAIHDLKTLRSGRQVHVDLHLVVPEFYTVEVGHDLVVKVQDRLLQEAALDGEINTHLDPCQRQWCSMCAVEPCPIRVAPHSTQNPLTVDEAVAAGNI from the coding sequence ATGAGCAACGACCGCAAGGCCCAACGGACCCGCATCCGGCTGGCCCTCTTCTCCATCTTCGCCGGGCTCATCATCCTGGTTCTCAAATACATCGCCTACAGCATCTCAGGCTCCACCGCCCTCCTCTCGGATGCCATCGAGAGCGTGGTGAACGTGGTGGCGGCGGTCTTCGCGCTGGGGGCTGTGCTCTTCGCCGACCACCCGGCAGACCGGGAGCACCCCTACGGCCACGGCAAGATCGAGCACTTCTCGGCAGCCTTCGAGGGGGGGCTCATCTCTCTGGCGGCGGTCATCATCGCCTGGGAGGCCATCCAGGGCTTCCTCAGGGGGGGCCAGGTCCAGAACCTCAGCCAGGGACTCGCCCTCAACGTCTTCGCGGGCTTCCTGAACGGCGTCGTAGGGCTCATCCTGATCCGCATGGGGCGCAGGCAGAACTCGAGAGCCCTGGAGGCCGACGGGCACCACATCCTCTCGGACTTCTGGACCACCCTGGGCCTGGCCGTGGGCCTGCTCCTGGTGAAGTTCACGGGCTACCACTGGCTGGACCCCCTCCTCGCCCTGGGGGTCTCCGCCCTGCTGGCCTTCACGGGCTACCGCTTGGTGAGCAGCTCCAGCCAGGCCCTCCTGGATGCCGAGGACCCGGAGCTGCTGGACAGGCTTCTGGGCATCCTCAACCACGATCGCCCCGTGGACCTCATCGCCATCCACGACCTGAAGACCCTGCGCAGCGGACGGCAGGTGCATGTCGACCTGCACCTGGTGGTGCCCGAGTTCTACACCGTGGAGGTCGGTCACGACCTGGTGGTGAAGGTCCAGGACCGCCTCCTCCAGGAGGCCGCCCTGGATGGCGAGATCAACACCCACCTGGACCCCTGCCAGCGGCAGTGGTGCAGCATGTGCGCTGTCGAGCCGTGCCCCATCCGGGTGGCGCCCCACAGCACCCAGAACCCCCTCACCGTGGACGAGGCCGTGGCGGCAGGGAATATCTGA
- a CDS encoding amino acid permease: MADPKLPSQLFARKPLGMLLEEARGENRLRRILGPVQLTALGVGAIIGAGIFVTTGAAAHDIAGPALMLSYVIAGITCIFAALCYAEFASMVPVAGSAYTYAYATLGELFAWIMGWDLILEYCVSSATVAVGWSSYFQSVLDKVGLHFPAILTMSPWRYDPGLGHLVSTGALINLPAVLITVLMTAILVKGIHESASFNALIVAIKVTAVVFVICVGAFFVQKANWHPFAPYGWTGLSVFGHHLAGHADAGGHPVGMLAGSAIIFFAYIGFDSVSTHTEEARNPQRDVPIGIIASLILCTVLYIAVVAVLTGMVRFDHLDIGAPVSAAFRVNGLPWAEGLIALAGVAGITSVLLVMMLSGPRVFLAMARDGLLPKKTFGEVHPRLRTPWKSTLLIGSAVALLGGFLPLEYLLHLTNIGTLLAFVIVCAAVLIMRRKHPEAERPFRCPWVPVVPILGILTCGLLMFSLPAANWYRLGAWLLLGLLIYFLYGRRHSVLHRERCREAGLLDPDPSC; encoded by the coding sequence ATGGCCGACCCCAAGCTCCCCTCACAGCTCTTCGCCCGCAAACCCCTCGGCATGCTCCTGGAGGAGGCGCGGGGCGAGAACCGGCTCCGCCGCATCCTGGGCCCAGTCCAGCTGACGGCTCTGGGCGTGGGGGCCATCATCGGTGCCGGGATCTTCGTGACCACCGGCGCCGCGGCCCACGATATTGCCGGTCCGGCCCTCATGCTCTCCTATGTGATCGCCGGGATCACCTGCATCTTCGCCGCCCTCTGCTACGCGGAGTTCGCCTCCATGGTGCCGGTGGCGGGCTCGGCCTACACCTATGCCTACGCCACCCTGGGGGAGCTCTTCGCCTGGATCATGGGCTGGGATCTCATCCTGGAGTACTGCGTCTCCAGCGCCACCGTGGCGGTGGGCTGGTCCAGCTACTTCCAGAGCGTCCTGGACAAGGTGGGGCTCCACTTCCCGGCGATCCTCACCATGTCGCCCTGGCGCTACGATCCGGGGCTGGGACACCTGGTCTCGACAGGGGCCCTGATCAACCTTCCGGCCGTGCTGATCACGGTGCTCATGACCGCCATCCTGGTCAAGGGCATCCATGAGAGCGCAAGCTTCAACGCCCTCATCGTCGCTATCAAGGTGACGGCGGTGGTCTTCGTGATCTGCGTGGGGGCCTTCTTCGTCCAGAAGGCCAACTGGCACCCCTTCGCCCCCTACGGCTGGACCGGGCTCTCGGTCTTCGGCCACCACCTGGCGGGGCATGCCGATGCCGGGGGGCATCCGGTGGGGATGCTGGCGGGCTCGGCCATCATCTTCTTCGCCTACATCGGCTTCGACAGCGTCTCCACCCACACCGAGGAGGCCCGGAACCCCCAGCGGGATGTGCCCATCGGCATCATCGCTTCGCTGATCCTCTGCACGGTGCTCTACATCGCCGTGGTGGCGGTCCTGACGGGCATGGTGCGCTTCGACCACCTGGATATCGGGGCTCCCGTCTCGGCCGCCTTCCGGGTGAACGGCCTGCCCTGGGCTGAGGGGCTCATCGCCCTGGCGGGGGTGGCGGGGATCACCTCGGTGCTTCTGGTCATGATGCTCAGCGGCCCCCGGGTCTTCCTGGCCATGGCGCGGGACGGCCTGCTTCCGAAGAAGACCTTCGGAGAGGTCCACCCCCGGCTCCGGACCCCCTGGAAGTCCACCCTCCTGATCGGGTCGGCAGTGGCCCTGCTGGGAGGCTTCCTGCCCCTGGAGTACCTGCTGCACCTCACCAACATCGGCACCCTGCTGGCCTTTGTCATCGTATGCGCGGCGGTGCTCATCATGCGCCGCAAGCACCCAGAGGCCGAGCGCCCCTTCCGTTGCCCCTGGGTGCCGGTGGTGCCCATCCTCGGCATCCTCACCTGCGGGCTGCTCATGTTCTCGCTGCCCGCGGCCAACTGGTACCGATTGGGGGCCTGGCTGCTCCTGGGCCTGCTCATCTACTTCCTCTATGGGCGTCGCCACAGCGTGCTCCACCGCGAGCGCTGCCGGGAGGCCGGCCTGCTTGACCCCGATCCCTCCTGTTGA